The genome window TCTGTGTGTCTATTGACGAAAGATTGAGAAGGATTCtgagacgagagagagagagcgtctgaaggaagaagaagatgcaaacgacaaggaggaggaggaagacgagGTGGGTCTGGAGGAAGAGTAGAGACCCGCCATAGGAGGTTGACGAGAGAGGGATAGGAGAGAGATGAAGTCTTTGGtctgtgcatatatatatatatatatacagagagcttaaggggagggatccccattttttgaaaaaaatggggattaggtgtgggcccacttcacatcaaatttcaacgattcgaactgtctattttgttagtctcgattcatagatcatccttgcaaaaattcaattcaatccgaaaccatttgcccatttaattatcaatatcaaatttcatattttcttatattacaaagtattcgttcatttccttgaacccaattagatgtcttaaacatttccaatttagctaatattttgcaaggatgatatatgaatcgagactaacaaaatagacggttcggatcgttgaaattagatgtgaagtgggccccacacctaatccccatttttttcaaaaaatggggatccctccccttaagctctctgtatatatatatatatataacggcTGAATTGTGTATGtatagagagagatagagaaaagAGGGGAGAAGAAACTGTAGTTGAGTTTAGGAGTTTTCATTTCTGCATTTTTTAGAGATGGGTTTTGCAGTGACTCTGCAGgtgtttggttcttgggtttctgcagattcacggtggatattgtggtgaggtttcatggtggtgagatgaaaaaaatgaaaaagaaccaacatagcttttcgtgtcgtttcccacagacggcgccaaatgttgatgcacaaaatccggaggatcttggaccaacgtaaatctgGCCGTGAATCACATAAACgctcaagaacacaaagatgtatcgtggttcaccccaatgttttggctacgttcacactgatgttgattatgtatgtatgtatggattacaatagatcggcaagggagctctctgtggatgcagcccttgccattttgctctctgtttggcTGAGAGGTTATTGCCCTCTATACTGTGAGGGATGGATCTGAGACCCTTTATTTCTCTTTGGATGTGAGGAGATCTTAATGAGGGTGAGGgagagtcatttttatagaataagggctccttccCCTTTTACATTTGTCATAGGCTTAGGGACGAGGCCCaaagacgaggcccaatatatggtaccaacaaaaaCAATCAGCACATTTGATCAAGGacctaagcctcacgcgcccacaagGTAGGTGGGGGGGGTTAAGCCAATGGATctctgatgcctaagttagtttatCTGAAAAAGAgtaagtgtttagggctttttagGATTGTAAAAGTTCAccgaaatttggtagaatatgagGTATATATATAGGGGAGTGGCCGACCAtggtgttagggttttaccctacacatggcGGCATCTTATTGGCCAAAGTTTATGGGGAAATATTCTCaaatattaaataggaaataatatctagAGATAATGAAGTAATTATCCCTTATTGATTTAaataggattacttacttgaataaagtcaatcttcaattgagAATGTATAAAGATAGGAGTTGGATAATTAATCCTctatctttaatgctttgacttttccttgccaatGACAAGTGAGTTGTGGGCAGTCGTATTCAACTGCAGGGACCTTCAAGGGTGTGAGCTGTGTGTGGGAGTATTTGAGGAGCTTGTCTATTCATGAAGGGCAATcttgtatttcttgagcaaaaaTCCACATATCGTCTCTAGAAATTTTggaattattttaggctccacaattCTCATCTTTGTTTGCGTGCAGTGTTTGAGTGATATAAACCCTCAAATATACAATTGTCTCTTTGATCGCATAAAGCTAGCCAAAGCATGAGTTGTAAAATGCAATCAGTTATCACTCGCGTCTATGTTCTTGAGCAATTCTGCAAAGCAATGGAGGTCTTCGTCTCTCTCCCTCCACAACATGAGTTCAcagtcttttatttattttcttaattccTCTCAGTTTTATatctttaaattttaatctttatttatttttttattagttataatccatgtcatttaatatttaaaagccTCTATATCACACTACTTAATCAAGATCGTTGGATGTTATAAAATTTAATGGCTAATAAGAAGTTTAAAAATATTTGTCATAATATTTGTCGCTTGTTCTTAACgcattaaataaatagaaaaagatAAAACAGTCATCAAACCTAATTATAGGTGGTCAATGTTTAAAAATTCTTCGACAAAAATTCAGAGAAAGATATGAAAATAGGGGATAAAGTCTAACTTCATCTTATATGGGAAAAACTCATAAGTTTATGCTAAAATCTGTCAATATTTTTGACATATCTATCAAATATCGGAAAAAATCTTATATTTCATCGAACTAATTTCCATCATTTCAATCAAAAGTAACCAATATCGATATTGATATTTGATATATCCGtctatttttataaatttgcatatcgatatttctatcgagaccaatattttaaatattgctTATAGTACATGAAAATGGTATAAGTTGATATAATTTCAAAACCTTGAGATGCAATATGAGAGAGAGCCAATTGAAAATCACCTCAAAAAGTACTCTCTTTTTTTGGGGTATTTATGCACAAAGCTAATATTTCAGGTGGTACCAGTATCTTATGTTCAACCTAGAGTAACAACACTAAACTGGGGGCATTCAAATCCCAAATCCCAACACCAGCGACTATGTACCTGACTCAAATTAGCAAAGGGCTCAAACCGTTCTCTCCGAGTGTGAGTCTTTCTCCCAGTGTTGAGAGTTCTTCTCACTTTTAGTGTGAGGCTTttaattttgataaaatttgGTGGCAACAACCCTAGCTCCGGCCGGAGACGGTtgcctttccctcctttctttcttcctcttcttttctgGTTTCTACTATTTTTCCCCTAAATCTCTTTACCAATCTATATCGTTCCTCTGCTCCTGTGGATATCCCTTCTCCTGGCTCATCCCTTAGCCATGCATCCTGTTGAGATCGTGTGTAGAGTTCTGGTGTTTACACCGGCTTGTGTGTTTCCAACACCACCACATTCTCTATGTTGTCTGCCTTTACGAGCAGCGTCACTTGTGGGTTTCCATGAGCTTAATTTTGATAGTTGGCTTTTCTCGTTTAGTTGCCGGCTATTCTGGTTTTACTGTGCTTGAGGAGCTGATTGGAGTGGGAAGATGCAATCGATGAGGTGATGCTCGACGGTGGAAGAAGAATTGGATGGATCATGTGGAACAGTGGAGGCAGAGAATACAGTAGAAGTTTCCAGATTCTGTTGTGTAGTTTTAGTCTTGGGCCTATCTGTTGATTGGCtcattttgtgttttattttgtttttggcccatcttttgtttgtttatatgtttactTTGAGCCTTTAATTAGCTTGTATATATGTTTCGGCTGGTTGGGAATAAAAAGAAGcgtttaccaaaaaaatcccAGCACGGGCATCCAAATTATAGTCCCCAAAGTTTGGCCCAGTCTATTCAATTTGCACCACGATCCACTCCATTTCTTTGAAGGTATCTACTTTCGTCTCTTAACTAAAtcttaaaaaggaaaactaatgaaaatgacttgaaaactttgagttttaacgataaggacaaaataaatggtaaagtgaatagtactaggattgattttttagtgtaaaaatgtggtttttcggtaaagtgaacagtaccggaagcttttcgcTAAAGTTCCCATCTAAAAATGCATTCCATACAAAGTTCTCCTTGTTTCAAAGAAATGGTGCAAAGTTTTCATAAAGACACCATTGATTAGCTTTTAGGCACGGCCCCTTGGGCTTGTTTGGTTTTTCAGATTTGATTGAATAACTCGTTATATTCAAGGTACACTAAAGGAAGAATGAAATAAACTCACGCGACTGGAAGATAGAAGATGAGATGAGCTACATAGAAAGGAAGCTTGAATTATAGGGAGTTGTTCAATCAAATCCAATCCTAGGCAGCTTTGTACCTTCTAAAGATTGAGGGAGAAAAAGATTTATGTCCTCACACTCTTTAACACTTTCCTCTAAAGGCTCGATTTTTTTAAAACTACATGCAAATCAAGTTCCCATTCATCTATTACAATCTAATTGTCTAAAAGATAAACAATTTCAATCacaaaagcaaaacaaattGTTGCAGAAGCATTGCCAAATACATATTACAAGTgctaatcatatatatatatatatatatatatagtacagCAAATACATACATTGATACATGATAACATTAAGGAAGGTAGTCCAATGCAAACTACCTGAAATCTTTTTCCCCTTTcacttgttttccttttttttcttatacACAGCATCGTCGATATAAAACTACATCATCAATAATCAAATGACAAATAAACATATGTACATTTTACAGGGTTACCAGAAATTGTCATCGAATGCTACACTGGTTGATGGAGACGGATCCTCctcttcttccatttccaacTCTGGCTCTCCAGACCCGAATTCAGACTCAATATCTGCAAGATTCTTCAAATCAACAACAGATAGCTCATCCAGGCGCCTAACCACCAAGTCTGCAGCCGCAAGCTCATATACAGGATGCTTACTGGCAACAGCCACACACTTCATCCGGGCATCGTGGGCAGCCTCAACTGTTTGATTTGAGTTCCCAAACACAATGCACCGCTCAGGTATGAACTTTAGAAGTTGTGCCGCGTACTCAAACATTTCTGGATCAGGTTTTCCCCTTTGAACATCTTCTGCAGCTACCATCACACTGAAATATTCTTCAATACCAATGGATCCCATTGCAGCCTCAAGAGTTTTTCGAGGGCGTGTAGAGACCAGTGCCATTGGTATCTTGTAATGCATCAAGACATTCACAAACTCTCTTGACCCAGCTCGGAATCGGTATATTCCACCCTGCAAAGCTTGGTAAATGTCTTCCTTTCGAGCAGCCATTCTTCTCAACTGTGCTGGGTCTCTCGACCAACAGAGAACCTCAGACATTGCCTGTTCATTCTTCATACCTTCAATTCTTCTAAGCATGAAAGCCGGGGGAGGAGATTTTCCTTCTTCTTGAGAAAGAACTAGCCAGGCTTGCTTCTCAAGATCAGTATTGTCTTCAATTAGAACTCCTTCCCACTCGAATATGGCAACTAGCCAACCACTCCCCATCCGCTCTTGCCGAAGCAAGGGATTGTGTAGTGAAGGGTTATCTGCTCTATTCTCCGGTGGCCACAACCCAGGTTTTCGATCTACACTGGTATCAGCAGGATAATTCCACTTCTGGGGAATTTTATCCTCCTTGAATGAATACGTCTCCTTCGCTAGTTCCATTGCAAGGGCCTTGATTGATGAATTCTTTGACTGATCCACTCTCAATCTAGGCAAATGAGGGGCCATAACAACCCTTCTACCAAGAATTTCTGCTAGAGGAAATCGACAGTTATCTGAAAATCTCCTCTTGCTGGAGAAATTCTTCAAGAAGGCTCCCGTGTACAGAGGTCGATGTCCAAGAAGAGATGTCGAAGCGACTGATTCAGCCATTATCAACACAGTGACAATACCTCAACCAAGCTAAACTTGTTTAACTTCACAGATTATCCTTATTCAACAAACCTTTGAATTTTCAGCTGACTTCGACAGTCAAACCCGAAATCGAGCTAATTTACACCAATAAATCCTTTTCCAACAGAGGATTTAGAAATATAATCCAACCTCCCTCTGCAAGTCCACTCAAATTTCAGTCTACCCTATACATCTGGTTAAGGACCCCATAATTTTGCTAAAAACTGAGTCCTAATTATGCTTTACCAAACCTAACTATGTTGTCAAAGAACCATAAAAAAACAATCCCTTGAAGCAAAAACTAAGCATAACCCATCAGACCCATCaacctaaatccccaaattaaCGACATCCACAGCTTAAAATCTATTAAAAATCCAACCCCAGAAAgtaaaaaagctgaaaacaacGGGGAAAAAAGGATAttaaaaatatacaaaatataCACAGCAATTCAGCAATAACCCCCCAAATTTCAGCCTCATAACCTCTAAAATTAATCAGATTTCACTCACAAACCAACCCAACTAGGCAAAAACTAGATACATGTATATACAAAGACACAGACTTTGGTATATCACAATTGGATTATTATGTGAAGATTATAGAATATTAAAAGTAAAACCTGGGGAATGACCAAAAGGGTTGGATGAAGGATTGGAGGGCCTGAAGATGCCAcagagatggagagagagagagagaaattgttGGGAAAACGGATTGGATGAATCTCTCCCCTTATTGCCTTTCTTCTCGAGGAGGGTTTTCTGTGGCTTATAAATTGTGCTCGGAGAGAGCGGTGAAAAGCAACCGGCTTATGGACACGTGTCAGTGATTTGGTCTGGAAACTTTTTCTTGGTCGgtatactttttcttttccgtAACCGATATTGTGGCATGCGGAAGTTGAAGACATGAGCATGACTTTACACGTGCCGACACGTGCGGTGGTAAATTGGGAATCTGAATGATCCTTTTGGTAAGGAATTAATTTGACTTGTCATTCGttgagaagttttttttttctcaatttacTATGTGGTTAATTTATAAAGCTTCATGTTTATGATTCAGTTGAGATCGTTCATATTATTACTTACTTccttaaaattatttttctaaaaaatcatTTAGATATTAGATCATTTAATCATTGAactaatttttataataaattttatCATTAAAGAGATcattattgataataaaatataGCTAAATTTAAGTGACTGGACTTATTTTAACAAACTAGACTATTGCTAATAttaggtaattttttttttaacaaatgatattatactGGAGGAGGTGAGCTTAGCTTTAATatgagttagtaataatgtgattcaaatttgtctttgacaagaatcaaatataaaacctcttacttataAGTAAAGATGAATATCACTAAACTATAGTATTAAGTGGCATATTAGCTCAACAAATTGAACTTATGTAAAGTTTTCTCTAGAATAATTTCTATAGGTAATGTTAAGAATAGTAGATGATTTATTGTTCATGTATGTATGTAGACACTTTCCATAAGTAGGCAACAAGTCCTTTCTCATGAAGTGTGCCTCATTTTCCATATGTAGCCAACAAGTCATTTTCTCATTGCATAAAGGGTGACGTATATGCTTTTAATTGGACAGTCTTTCATCACTAATTACCATAATTAGTGCCTCAATGTTGCTtgttttggacactaagacacatgaaattatatataaccAGTTCATCATTATAGAAGGCCTTGATTTGCACCAACTAATCATGCAGCGTGCAATATTATCAACCTAGGGCACCCAAATCATACGGTAGTGTGCTATTAACTCAcctcttttatattttatacaCACTTCTTAATTTTTGACTATCatatcgaatgaattgaagatgatcaaataacagaaattaacaagagtatgtgagaggtaaaaaatgGTCTATGGATAGCATCACCCAAATTATATTGTATCTTTATCGTGAATAATATATGAAAATTATTTATCTTGCCAATTGTTTTACATTTGACACTGGTGTATGTTAC of Malus sylvestris chromosome 6, drMalSylv7.2, whole genome shotgun sequence contains these proteins:
- the LOC126626507 gene encoding 5-amino-6-(5-phospho-D-ribitylamino)uracil phosphatase, chloroplastic-like, with amino-acid sequence MAESVASTSLLGHRPLYTGAFLKNFSSKRRFSDNCRFPLAEILGRRVVMAPHLPRLRVDQSKNSSIKALAMELAKETYSFKEDKIPQKWNYPADTSVDRKPGLWPPENRADNPSLHNPLLRQERMGSGWLVAIFEWEGVLIEDNTDLEKQAWLVLSQEEGKSPPPAFMLRRIEGMKNEQAMSEVLCWSRDPAQLRRMAARKEDIYQALQGGIYRFRAGSREFVNVLMHYKIPMALVSTRPRKTLEAAMGSIGIEEYFSVMVAAEDVQRGKPDPEMFEYAAQLLKFIPERCIVFGNSNQTVEAAHDARMKCVAVASKHPVYELAAADLVVRRLDELSVVDLKNLADIESEFGSGEPELEMEEEEDPSPSTSVAFDDNFW